A window of the Oscillospiraceae bacterium NTUH-002-81 genome harbors these coding sequences:
- a CDS encoding SpaA isopeptide-forming pilin-related protein, with product MYVTPAWLYYTPDNDGRFRVVEERAPEGFVGDYTDDTYQEKHTYDVRITEENTGTEVAKTVDGAALCVENEPVKGEICVYKRDADSGLGAPQGNAKLFYEDTQKNARYGLFDAAGEQVADGRIGSDGKLTFADVPLGTYTVRELDTPPEGYLLDDTAYPVTLLWEGEDKPLVKVQLEVSEPVKKQKQVIYKVGGDDDATVMEWIKDAGFMVFSYQDLELYEQTENGRAPLSDEQVRAILKEKYQNPKNLTYTIMKTLPGVLLFETGSPYRLEEFYGKDGILETPLLPYGDYVLVETTVPKGKRSVEPVLLHIREDETDGEKKGDGKGTKREPIILRDRDVKANVQIIKKDAVSGLPVQDGEAAYVIHDVEGAWRKQYFAKATLAEKAAYLLRGDGLVLEYDQATGSWRGTRSNPYRTQRVQTDALAAFTEEGLPEGLYELEEVTAPAGYVLSGQEGVISRSDAVTTGNHTYYETEAAGQWTPAGKARARFVVTADNAAYDAAANRWTVTAEQYNDPVIGKLSIVAMAEKTEPNIRVPQKGAAFALYAEEDIRDGSGRLLYEKDALVRTFVADAKGQAWSGDTDGTDGNPAGLPMGTYRLVQTKAGEGFALDEAATRPRIITFSYKDSHTPVIYRDESYLLLAEKKTVELPEKERPSVPQPAPASNPKTGDVARPEALAFLGLCSLAIIIRRRKNR from the coding sequence GTGTATGTGACACCTGCCTGGCTCTATTATACGCCGGACAATGACGGGCGCTTCCGGGTGGTGGAAGAGCGGGCTCCGGAAGGCTTTGTGGGGGATTACACCGATGATACGTACCAGGAAAAGCATACCTATGACGTGCGGATCACGGAAGAAAATACCGGCACGGAGGTGGCAAAGACGGTGGATGGCGCCGCCCTTTGTGTGGAAAACGAGCCGGTGAAAGGGGAAATCTGTGTATACAAGCGGGATGCGGATTCCGGCCTGGGAGCACCCCAGGGCAATGCAAAGCTTTTCTACGAAGATACGCAGAAAAATGCCCGTTATGGGCTGTTTGACGCTGCCGGGGAGCAGGTTGCCGACGGCAGGATCGGCAGTGACGGGAAACTGACCTTTGCGGATGTGCCCCTGGGAACGTATACGGTCCGGGAACTGGATACGCCGCCGGAAGGGTATCTTCTGGACGACACCGCCTATCCGGTGACACTTCTGTGGGAAGGGGAGGACAAGCCGCTGGTGAAGGTGCAGCTGGAGGTGTCCGAACCGGTGAAAAAACAGAAGCAGGTGATCTACAAGGTGGGCGGAGACGACGATGCCACTGTGATGGAGTGGATCAAAGATGCGGGATTCATGGTATTTTCCTATCAGGATCTGGAATTGTACGAGCAGACAGAAAATGGCAGAGCACCTCTTTCTGACGAGCAGGTGCGGGCAATCCTGAAAGAAAAGTATCAGAACCCGAAGAATCTGACGTACACAATTATGAAAACCTTGCCGGGCGTGTTGCTTTTTGAAACGGGAAGTCCATATCGGCTGGAAGAATTTTATGGAAAGGACGGCATTCTGGAGACACCGCTGCTTCCCTATGGCGATTACGTGCTGGTGGAGACGACTGTGCCGAAGGGTAAGCGAAGCGTGGAACCGGTGCTGCTGCATATCCGGGAAGATGAGACTGACGGCGAGAAGAAAGGAGACGGGAAAGGAACGAAACGGGAGCCCATTATTTTGCGGGACCGGGACGTGAAAGCCAATGTGCAGATCATCAAGAAAGACGCTGTTTCCGGCCTTCCGGTGCAGGATGGCGAGGCGGCCTATGTCATTCATGATGTGGAGGGTGCCTGGAGAAAACAGTATTTTGCCAAAGCAACGCTGGCAGAAAAGGCCGCGTACCTGCTGCGGGGTGATGGCCTGGTGCTGGAATACGATCAGGCCACCGGCAGCTGGCGGGGCACCAGAAGCAATCCGTACCGCACGCAGCGGGTGCAGACGGATGCACTGGCGGCTTTTACAGAAGAAGGGCTGCCGGAAGGTTTATATGAGCTGGAAGAGGTGACAGCGCCCGCAGGTTACGTCCTGTCGGGGCAGGAGGGCGTGATCTCCCGCTCGGATGCAGTGACAACGGGCAACCATACCTATTATGAAACGGAAGCCGCAGGACAGTGGACACCGGCAGGAAAAGCCAGAGCAAGATTTGTTGTCACGGCGGACAATGCAGCCTATGATGCTGCGGCCAACCGCTGGACGGTGACGGCAGAGCAGTATAACGACCCGGTGATCGGCAAGCTGTCCATTGTTGCCATGGCTGAAAAAACAGAACCAAACATCCGGGTGCCGCAGAAGGGGGCGGCGTTTGCCCTGTATGCAGAAGAGGATATCCGGGATGGCAGCGGCAGGCTGCTCTATGAGAAAGACGCCCTGGTGCGCACCTTTGTGGCGGATGCGAAGGGGCAGGCCTGGAGCGGCGATACCGACGGAACGGACGGCAACCCGGCAGGACTGCCCATGGGCACGTACCGGCTGGTACAGACAAAGGCAGGAGAAGGATTTGCGCTGGATGAGGCGGCAACCCGGCCTCGGATCATCACGTTTTCTTATAAAGACAGCCATACGCCGGTGATCTACCGGGATGAGAGTTATCTGCTTCTGGCAGAAAAGAAAACGGTGGAGCTCCCGGAGAAAGAGCGCCCTTCTGTGCCGCAGCCCGCACCGGCCTCCAATCCCAAGACCGGGGATGTGGCGCGGCCGGAGGCGCTGGCTTTTCTGGGGTTGTGCAGTCTGGCAATTATCATCAGAAGGAGAAAAAACAGGTGA
- a CDS encoding vWA domain-containing protein: protein MRAGQLPGEPTASITKTAQWVDIERGIARIDLTETDTPGATNQGMDYIIILDRTRTMSLNDRNFQGNESDHVGASNSPCLNRDHYYEYDGKQLDLYDYTSGLIRGTNTVVTLPQDAGLYRYHKNGAGQSIGVDYGNGCQDRLSLSKQTICGLIDRIAANSPKDAVVGNRVSYWSFAGTYWPEQEGELDTDPEKGIYNYIPLTGDFAAVKNKVNETMTYAGTYYQESMKRAYEQLSARTGNHKNAPSKVIFISDGKCSDDWDQVTYWNEKLRQIPGCTIYTLAVGMPVASDGAVFLKNLSTNRDSSTFAAFTTNLNTSNPAFANTLAAIEAATVKTSAVKKVLTDKLQTKYWNFDKVLSVDGSAQCKDGVLTWQVPDGENRTWRCSIQVRLKDAYRYLVSDTSYDTNADTAQEKGCRLDYEISGGASNGQKRKTEAATPVLKYGAVEVKGIKKWAVKNAEGEGVLFRLGRRLPGAGQDTWLAEQEVTAVNGWQYVFQTRLEGGGTAAAGALQQCTAEIHLCLERGGAFLREHECNPAGKWRKAGSDTGKYALPDPPAGGEEGGRYEGTIGWCQFRRVCLQQKDPGLRALYRR, encoded by the coding sequence GTGCGGGCCGGGCAGCTTCCGGGGGAACCCACGGCGTCGATCACCAAGACGGCCCAGTGGGTGGATATTGAGCGGGGCATCGCCCGGATTGATCTGACGGAGACGGATACGCCGGGCGCGACGAACCAGGGGATGGATTACATCATCATTCTGGATCGGACGAGAACAATGTCGCTGAACGATCGGAATTTTCAGGGCAACGAATCTGATCATGTGGGTGCGTCCAATTCGCCCTGCCTGAACCGGGATCATTATTATGAATACGACGGGAAACAGCTGGATCTGTACGACTATACCAGCGGTCTGATCCGGGGAACGAACACAGTGGTGACACTGCCCCAGGATGCCGGACTTTACCGTTATCACAAAAATGGCGCCGGGCAGAGCATTGGCGTGGACTATGGAAACGGCTGTCAGGATCGTCTTTCCCTGTCCAAGCAGACGATCTGCGGGCTCATTGACCGGATTGCGGCCAATTCCCCCAAGGATGCCGTTGTGGGCAATCGGGTGAGCTACTGGAGCTTTGCCGGGACATACTGGCCGGAGCAGGAGGGTGAGCTGGACACTGATCCGGAGAAAGGGATTTACAACTACATTCCGCTGACTGGGGATTTTGCAGCGGTGAAAAATAAAGTCAATGAAACGATGACCTATGCGGGCACTTATTATCAGGAATCCATGAAGCGGGCTTACGAGCAGCTGTCTGCCAGAACCGGCAATCATAAAAATGCACCGTCCAAGGTCATTTTTATTTCTGATGGCAAGTGTTCAGATGACTGGGATCAGGTGACATACTGGAATGAAAAGCTGCGGCAGATCCCGGGCTGTACCATCTATACGCTGGCAGTGGGGATGCCGGTGGCTTCTGACGGCGCGGTATTTCTGAAAAATCTGTCCACGAATCGGGACAGCAGCACTTTTGCGGCTTTTACCACGAACCTGAACACGTCCAACCCGGCTTTTGCCAACACGTTGGCGGCCATTGAAGCGGCAACGGTGAAAACCAGTGCGGTGAAAAAAGTGCTGACAGACAAATTGCAGACAAAGTACTGGAATTTTGACAAGGTGTTGTCGGTGGATGGCAGTGCCCAGTGTAAGGATGGGGTGCTCACCTGGCAGGTGCCGGATGGCGAGAATCGCACGTGGCGGTGCAGTATCCAGGTGCGCTTAAAGGATGCCTACCGGTATCTGGTGTCGGATACGTCCTATGACACCAATGCGGATACGGCCCAGGAAAAGGGTTGCCGCCTGGATTATGAGATCAGCGGCGGCGCTTCCAACGGGCAGAAGAGAAAGACGGAAGCGGCAACGCCGGTTTTAAAGTACGGCGCCGTGGAGGTGAAGGGCATCAAGAAATGGGCGGTGAAAAACGCCGAAGGAGAAGGCGTTCTTTTTCGGCTGGGCAGACGTCTTCCCGGAGCGGGGCAGGATACCTGGCTGGCAGAACAGGAGGTTACGGCTGTCAATGGCTGGCAGTATGTATTCCAGACCCGGCTGGAGGGGGGCGGAACAGCTGCCGCTGGTGCTTTACAACAATGCACAGCAGAAATACACCTATGCCTTGAAAGAGGAGGTGCCTTTTTACGAGAACACGAATGTAACCCGGCAGGAAAATGGCGGAAAGCTGGAAGTGACACTGGAAAATACGCCTTACCGGATCCGCCTGCAGGTGGAGAAGAAGGCGGCAGATACGAAGGAACCATTGGATGGTGCCAGTTTCGGCGTGTATGTTTACAGCAAAAAGACCCAGGATTACGAGCCCTATACCGGAGATGA
- a CDS encoding PIN domain-containing protein yields the protein MRAVIDTCIVVDALQNREPFCRDAQAIFLLCANRQYEGFLTAKSVTDIYYLTHRQTHSEKTTRDVLKKLCTLFGLLDTRGLDIRKAISDEISDFEDAVMIETAIRSGMDCIVTRNIRDYKNAFIPVYTPEEFLELLARDQVDKKLSLYKTDKSEYDKPYRNSISRPEASAFGSPAAVPGRDSGRSSGMILHLDNYIRDTCIYVASYE from the coding sequence ATGAGAGCTGTGATAGATACCTGTATTGTGGTGGACGCGCTACAGAATCGTGAGCCGTTTTGCCGGGATGCGCAGGCGATTTTTTTGCTTTGTGCGAATCGGCAGTATGAAGGATTTCTGACGGCCAAGTCCGTGACGGACATTTATTATCTGACACACCGACAGACACATAGTGAGAAAACAACACGGGATGTGTTGAAGAAACTTTGTACGTTATTTGGCTTGCTGGATACGAGAGGATTGGATATCCGCAAAGCGATTTCTGATGAAATTTCGGACTTTGAGGATGCTGTAATGATAGAAACGGCAATTCGTTCCGGGATGGACTGTATTGTAACGAGAAATATCAGGGATTATAAGAATGCATTCATTCCGGTATACACACCAGAAGAATTTCTGGAGTTGTTGGCCAGAGATCAGGTGGACAAAAAATTAAGTCTTTACAAAACAGATAAAAGTGAGTATGATAAACCGTATCGGAACTCAATTTCCAGACCGGAAGCGTCTGCTTTCGGAAGTCCAGCTGCCGTTCCAGGCAGAGATTCAGGACGAAGTTCAGGAATGATTTTGCACCTTGACAATTACATAAGGGATACCTGTATATATGTTGCCTCTTACGAATGA
- a CDS encoding type II toxin-antitoxin system prevent-host-death family antitoxin translates to MSITATELKSNLGKYLLLAATEDIFITKNGKVIAKLSNPHQDRVDMAKSLFGILPDDVSLEEAREERLEKI, encoded by the coding sequence ATGTCTATTACTGCAACAGAATTGAAAAGTAATCTTGGAAAGTATCTTTTGCTTGCTGCGACGGAGGATATTTTTATTACGAAAAATGGAAAAGTGATTGCAAAATTATCGAATCCTCATCAGGACAGGGTAGATATGGCAAAATCTTTGTTTGGTATTCTTCCAGATGATGTATCATTGGAGGAAGCGAGAGAGGAGAGGTTAGAGAAAATATGA
- a CDS encoding YolD-like family protein, translated as MDKKYVAIAGVPHHVSRVHPQMSMEDRAAQFSPFAALTGYGDVILETQRLTDEKVELDEEALALLDEKYQILMCRMEEQPVVQITYFQPDERKEGGSYVTVTGVVRRVDDVMRKITMQDGNEIEMGEILNVEYENI; from the coding sequence ATGGATAAAAAATATGTTGCCATTGCGGGAGTGCCGCATCACGTTTCCCGTGTGCATCCGCAGATGTCCATGGAAGACCGGGCGGCGCAGTTTTCTCCTTTTGCGGCCCTTACCGGCTACGGGGACGTCATTTTGGAAACCCAGCGTCTCACCGATGAGAAGGTAGAACTGGATGAGGAAGCACTGGCGCTTCTGGATGAAAAATATCAGATACTGATGTGCAGAATGGAGGAACAGCCCGTCGTGCAGATCACCTATTTTCAGCCGGATGAGCGCAAAGAAGGCGGCTCGTATGTGACGGTGACTGGGGTGGTCAGAAGGGTGGATGATGTGATGAGGAAGATTACCATGCAGGATGGAAACGAGATCGAGATGGGGGAAATTTTAAATGTGGAATATGAGAATATTTAG
- a CDS encoding DNA methylase, with product MKERTYISIDLKSFYASVECKDRELDPMDTNLVVADESRTDKTICLAVTPSLKSYGISGRGRLFEVRQRVREANAARQQAAPGHRLTGASCSAAELAADPALAVDFIIAPPRMAFYMEYSRQVYSVYLKYIAPEDMVVYSIDEVFMDVTDYLHTYGLSPRELARKIILDVLDTTGLTATAGIGTNLFLSKVAMDIVAKHIPADEKGVRIAELTEAAFREKLWDHRPLTDFWRVGPGIAKKLSVYGIFTMGDIALCSEQDEELLYQLFGKNAELLIDHAWGWEPCTVAAIKAYRPASSSLTSGQVLSCAYEAEQARLVIKEMADALALDLVDKGLVTDQIVLTVGYDIENLTDPARSARYRGEVEKDRYGRRVPKSAHGTENLDSYTSSARKIMDAATALFDRIIHRGLLVRRMYVVANHVVPEAEAPKKNEDFVQMDLFTDYGAQEVRQREEEAALSRERKLQEAALAIKKKYGKNALLKGMNLEEGATARTRNAQIGGHRA from the coding sequence ATGAAAGAGCGCACGTATATTTCTATTGATCTGAAGTCTTTCTATGCCTCTGTGGAGTGTAAAGATCGGGAACTGGATCCCATGGACACGAATCTGGTGGTGGCAGACGAGAGCCGGACGGACAAGACCATCTGCCTGGCGGTGACGCCTTCCCTGAAAAGTTACGGGATTTCCGGGCGGGGGCGGCTCTTTGAGGTGCGCCAGCGGGTCAGGGAGGCCAATGCCGCAAGGCAGCAGGCCGCGCCGGGCCATCGGCTGACCGGGGCTTCCTGCTCTGCCGCAGAACTGGCGGCTGATCCGGCCCTGGCGGTGGATTTCATCATTGCGCCGCCGCGGATGGCCTTCTATATGGAGTACAGCAGGCAGGTTTACAGCGTTTACCTGAAATATATCGCGCCGGAGGATATGGTGGTCTATTCCATCGACGAGGTGTTCATGGATGTGACGGATTATCTTCATACCTATGGTCTTTCCCCCCGGGAGCTGGCCCGGAAGATCATCCTGGATGTGCTGGATACCACTGGTCTGACGGCCACGGCGGGCATCGGCACCAATCTTTTTCTCAGTAAGGTGGCCATGGATATTGTGGCAAAACATATCCCGGCGGATGAGAAGGGCGTGCGTATTGCGGAGCTGACGGAGGCCGCGTTTCGGGAAAAACTGTGGGATCATCGGCCCCTCACGGATTTCTGGCGGGTAGGCCCCGGGATTGCGAAAAAGCTGTCAGTCTACGGGATTTTCACCATGGGGGATATTGCCCTCTGTTCTGAGCAGGACGAAGAACTTTTGTATCAGCTGTTTGGGAAAAATGCGGAGCTGCTCATCGATCATGCCTGGGGCTGGGAGCCCTGTACTGTTGCGGCCATCAAAGCTTACCGTCCGGCCAGCAGCAGTCTGACCTCCGGCCAGGTGCTTTCCTGCGCTTATGAGGCAGAGCAGGCCAGGCTGGTGATCAAGGAGATGGCGGATGCGCTGGCACTGGATCTGGTGGATAAAGGACTGGTTACCGATCAGATCGTCCTCACTGTCGGCTATGATATAGAGAACCTCACAGATCCGGCGCGGAGTGCCAGGTATCGCGGTGAAGTGGAAAAAGACCGCTATGGGCGGCGTGTGCCCAAATCGGCCCACGGCACGGAGAATCTGGACAGTTACACCTCCTCCGCCCGGAAGATCATGGATGCTGCGACGGCACTGTTTGACCGGATCATCCACCGGGGACTGCTGGTGCGCCGCATGTATGTGGTAGCCAATCATGTGGTGCCGGAGGCAGAGGCACCGAAGAAGAACGAGGACTTTGTGCAGATGGATCTCTTCACTGATTATGGCGCACAGGAGGTGCGGCAGCGGGAGGAAGAGGCTGCCCTTTCCCGGGAGCGTAAGCTCCAGGAGGCGGCCCTGGCCATCAAGAAGAAATATGGGAAAAATGCACTTTTGAAGGGGATGAACCTGGAAGAAGGGGCCACGGCCCGGACACGCAATGCACAGATCGGAGGACATAGAGCGTAG
- a CDS encoding LysR family transcriptional regulator substrate-binding protein — MQELLHCQNVCQQISAGIRGLQTGSVTVGTAYSASYAWISEAASDFHSQYPGIELQIRGGYSTQLLEALRARKVDLCFISEREGDHRWIPLQEDQVMAWIPKDSDLDKSGAVPVAAFAREPYIEIYPGMDIDNLRVLKACKVQPNTRFSTMDSYAACAMVEAGLGITMNNGMNRPTVDDGIKIVPLDPPQKVMVGIAAMRDLSPAAERFLDFLLKKQR; from the coding sequence GTGCAGGAGCTGCTGCACTGCCAGAACGTGTGCCAGCAGATTTCTGCGGGTATCCGCGGATTGCAGACGGGTTCTGTCACTGTTGGGACAGCTTACAGTGCGTCCTATGCCTGGATATCGGAGGCGGCCTCTGATTTTCACAGCCAGTATCCGGGGATTGAGCTGCAGATCCGGGGCGGCTACAGCACGCAGCTGCTGGAAGCGCTGCGCGCCAGAAAGGTGGACCTTTGTTTCATCAGTGAGCGGGAGGGGGATCACCGCTGGATTCCCCTGCAGGAAGATCAGGTCATGGCCTGGATCCCGAAGGACAGCGATCTGGATAAAAGCGGTGCGGTGCCGGTGGCGGCTTTTGCCAGGGAACCGTATATTGAAATTTATCCGGGGATGGACATTGACAATCTCCGGGTGCTGAAAGCCTGCAAGGTGCAGCCCAACACCCGGTTTTCCACCATGGACAGCTATGCGGCCTGTGCCATGGTGGAAGCGGGACTTGGCATCACCATGAACAACGGGATGAACCGGCCAACGGTGGACGACGGCATCAAGATCGTTCCCCTGGATCCGCCCCAGAAGGTCATGGTGGGCATTGCGGCTATGCGGGATCTCTCGCCCGCAGCGGAGCGTTTTCTTGATTTTTTGCTGAAAAAACAGCGATAA
- a CDS encoding MATE family efflux transporter, whose translation MNSFGDSSAAATSIVVAQNVGAQKKERVQKTFRESAKLLLLFGLLCSAALFLLARPACTIFLGADDPEALEQAVSYLHLISFFYPLCFLGNTFDGYFDGTGQVLIPFIGAASHISLRAVLSWLFIRRFGLDTIAAATGLGWIWVNLLWTVLYVIRSRSTSHSPSV comes from the coding sequence ATCAATTCCTTCGGGGACAGCAGCGCGGCGGCCACCTCCATCGTGGTGGCACAGAATGTGGGCGCACAGAAAAAAGAGCGGGTACAGAAGACCTTTCGGGAGAGTGCAAAACTGCTTCTGCTCTTCGGTCTTCTCTGTTCCGCCGCCCTTTTCCTGCTGGCCCGCCCTGCCTGCACGATTTTTCTCGGAGCAGACGATCCCGAGGCACTGGAACAGGCCGTTTCTTACCTGCATCTGATTTCCTTCTTCTACCCGCTCTGCTTTCTCGGTAATACGTTTGACGGATATTTTGACGGCACCGGACAGGTTCTGATCCCCTTTATCGGCGCGGCAAGCCATATCAGCCTGCGTGCGGTTCTCTCCTGGCTGTTCATCCGCCGGTTTGGTCTGGATACCATCGCCGCGGCCACCGGCCTTGGCTGGATCTGGGTAAACCTTCTGTGGACGGTTCTCTATGTCATTCGCTCACGATCCACGTCTCATAGCCCTTCCGTCTGA
- a CDS encoding N-acetylmuramoyl-L-alanine amidase has protein sequence MTKIMIDAGHGGADPGAVYNGRQEKDDNLNLALAVGRILEEDGYEVEYTRTKDLYQTPYEKAELGNGSGADLFVSIHRNSSVFPDQYSGVETLVFDNSGQKARAAANINERLEQLGFRNIGVIERPNLVVLNSTDIPALLVEAGFINNSEDNRLFDQQFDAIARAIAKGIEDAYPAVKPEVYYRVQTGMFRNRDNAERMLYRLQADGFPVFLTYRDGLFRVQVGAFRELENAVQMEQRLRRKGYETWIVSE, from the coding sequence TTGACAAAAATCATGATAGATGCCGGACATGGCGGCGCAGATCCCGGGGCCGTGTACAACGGCAGGCAGGAGAAGGATGACAACCTGAATCTGGCGCTGGCGGTGGGGCGCATCCTGGAGGAGGACGGCTACGAGGTGGAATATACCCGGACGAAGGATCTGTACCAGACGCCTTATGAGAAGGCAGAGCTGGGTAACGGCTCCGGGGCGGATCTGTTTGTGTCCATTCACCGCAATTCCAGCGTATTTCCCGATCAGTACAGCGGGGTGGAGACCCTTGTTTTTGATAACAGCGGGCAGAAAGCCCGGGCGGCGGCCAACATCAATGAGCGGCTGGAGCAGCTGGGCTTTCGCAACATCGGCGTCATTGAGCGTCCCAATCTGGTGGTGCTCAACAGTACGGACATCCCGGCGCTTCTGGTGGAGGCCGGATTCATCAACAACAGTGAGGACAATCGGTTGTTTGACCAGCAGTTTGACGCCATTGCCAGAGCCATCGCCAAAGGCATCGAGGACGCTTACCCGGCGGTGAAGCCGGAGGTGTACTACCGGGTGCAGACCGGTATGTTCAGAAACCGGGACAACGCGGAACGGATGCTGTACCGGCTGCAGGCGGATGGATTTCCGGTGTTTCTCACGTACCGGGACGGCCTGTTCCGGGTACAGGTGGGCGCTTTCCGGGAACTGGAAAATGCCGTGCAGATGGAGCAGCGGCTCAGACGGAAGGGCTATGAGACGTGGATCGTGAGCGAATGA
- a CDS encoding DUF1538 family protein, with protein MPGDFLAVAFDSGGVTTGPITVPFIMALGVGLSAVRGDRNASGDSFGLVALSSVGPIMAVMVLGCCYAPEEALYTPAEVARVVTMKDVSHAFAVEIPKYAREVAVAVGPILVVFVIFQLLARRYQKRQIKRMCVGFGYTYVGLVLFLCGVNEGFAPVGTMLGRELAGSAHKWMLVPIGMVIGYFIVKAEPAIQILNHQVQTVSNGTVSAKAMNTCLSIGVAVSIGLAVLRILTGLPIQWILLPGYFLALMLSRFVPALFVGIAFDSGGVASGPMTSTFLLPLCIGACEAVGGNIMTDAFGVVALVALTPLIAVQLMGLACGRRAWKEELSKIGESIPEDADTIVEIMED; from the coding sequence GTGCCCGGAGATTTTCTGGCGGTAGCTTTTGACTCCGGCGGTGTGACCACCGGTCCCATCACGGTACCGTTTATTATGGCACTGGGCGTTGGCCTGTCGGCGGTGCGCGGGGACAGGAATGCCTCCGGTGACAGCTTTGGTCTGGTGGCACTTTCCAGTGTGGGGCCGATCATGGCGGTGATGGTGCTGGGCTGCTGCTATGCGCCGGAAGAGGCATTGTATACACCGGCAGAGGTGGCAAGGGTTGTGACAATGAAGGATGTGTCCCACGCTTTTGCTGTGGAAATCCCCAAATATGCCAGGGAGGTGGCAGTCGCGGTTGGCCCCATTCTGGTGGTATTTGTCATATTTCAGCTGCTGGCCAGACGGTATCAGAAACGGCAGATCAAGAGAATGTGTGTGGGATTTGGTTATACATACGTGGGACTCGTACTGTTTTTGTGCGGCGTCAACGAGGGCTTTGCACCGGTGGGGACCATGCTGGGCCGGGAGCTGGCAGGGTCGGCACACAAATGGATGCTTGTGCCCATTGGGATGGTCATCGGATATTTTATTGTCAAGGCAGAACCGGCTATCCAGATTCTGAACCATCAGGTGCAGACTGTTTCCAATGGAACGGTATCAGCGAAAGCGATGAATACCTGCCTGTCCATCGGTGTTGCGGTCAGTATCGGCCTGGCGGTTCTTCGGATCCTTACCGGGCTTCCCATTCAGTGGATCCTTTTGCCGGGATATTTCCTTGCGCTGATGCTGTCAAGATTTGTGCCGGCTTTGTTTGTCGGTATTGCCTTTGATTCCGGTGGCGTGGCCAGTGGCCCTATGACATCCACGTTTTTGCTTCCGTTGTGCATCGGCGCCTGCGAGGCCGTGGGAGGCAATATCATGACGGATGCCTTCGGGGTGGTGGCTCTGGTGGCACTGACACCGCTCATTGCCGTGCAGCTCATGGGACTTGCCTGCGGACGAAGAGCGTGGAAGGAAGAACTGTCGAAAATCGGTGAAAGCATACCGGAGGATGCAGATACTATTGTGGAGATTATGGAGGATTGA
- a CDS encoding DUF1538 family protein: MLPITGIVLLLSSVLIPLEIGVMAMFFAGAFMLIIGMGMFQLGVEMSMSPLGEGMGASLAKSCKLGLATVVSLAMGVLVTIAEPDLQILSRQVPAIPNMVLILTVAAGVGICLCIAVLRIVLHINLSLMLIFFYTILILFSFFLCPEIFWR, translated from the coding sequence GTGCTGCCGATCACGGGAATCGTGCTGCTCTTAAGTAGTGTGCTGATTCCGCTGGAAATCGGTGTGATGGCCATGTTCTTTGCAGGGGCCTTTATGCTGATCATCGGGATGGGCATGTTTCAGCTGGGTGTGGAGATGTCCATGAGCCCGCTGGGAGAGGGTATGGGTGCTTCCCTTGCAAAATCCTGTAAGCTTGGGCTGGCCACAGTGGTGTCGCTGGCCATGGGAGTTCTTGTGACAATTGCGGAGCCGGACCTGCAGATTTTATCCCGGCAGGTTCCGGCCATTCCAAATATGGTTCTGATCCTGACAGTTGCAGCAGGCGTTGGGATCTGCCTTTGCATTGCTGTTCTTCGGATTGTTTTACATATCAATCTGTCTCTGATGCTGATCTTTTTTTATACGATCCTGATTTTGTTTTCTTTTTTTTTGTGCCCGGAGATTTTCTGGCGGTAG